Within the Dehalococcoidia bacterium genome, the region ACCGCACTCACCCGCTTGGACGCCTTACTCGAAAAAGGGCGCAACGCCACCGCCACGCTGTGGCCGGCGATCACCCAGGCCTATGGCTGGGTGCACCAGGCCGCCGAACTCGTTGCGAACGCGGCCGGGCGTTCGAGCCTGCAGGTGCGCCACGCGCTGCGCAGCCTGCTCTACGCGCTGCGCCAGGCGCAAGCGGAACTCGGACCGCTGGCGGGTGCCGTCACTCACTGCCGCGCCGTGAGCTTCAGCCATGGGCCCTACCTCTTCCCCTGCGACGAGACGCCGGATGTGCCCCGTAGCAACAACGCGGTGGAACAGTGCTTCGCCTCCGCCCGCTACCACGCGCGCCGCGCGTCCGGGCGCTTGTCAGGCGCGCCGTTTTGACGCGCCAGACCTCACGCCGCGCAGCATCAGCGAATGGCGAGACCTCCGCGCTGGGCGTGCGCGCCGCCAAGAGAGCCGCCGGCGACAGCTCCGCCTTCGGCGCGAGCCCGAGGCCGACCGCGCCGCACTCGAAACGACGCTCCTCAAGCCACGTTTGCCGGCCTAGGTTTTTTGGCCGCATCGATGGGGTCGCCATAACAGCAGGGCCAACGGTCCATGCAGGCCGGCGCGTCATCCGGCCGTTCGACTCACCGGCCACGCCCGTCCCTTGCGGAGCCGGTGCGGAGCCGGGCGCGGCTCGCTCACGAATCGAGCGCTCCCTGGCTACCTGTCACCTGTAACCAGTAACCTGTCACCTATCGCGGCCGCTTGCTCGCGGAACGTCGCCACGTTCGCCAGCTTGATCTGCTCGTAGCCGCGGACCTGATCCGGCAGCCCGGCCAGCGCCACGGCGTCGGCGTGCGTGGCGGGCGTCAGTGTCTCCAGCGCCCGCTCGATCAGGGCGCGGTACTCGGCGATCAGCGCACGTTCGATGCGGCGGACCTCGGCGTAGCCGAAGAGGTCGAGCGGCGTGCCGCGCAGGGCTTTTGCCGCCTTGAGGCCGTGCATGGCCGGTGTGAACCAGGAGCCGAGGCTGATCTTGTGCTTCAGCCCCAGCGCCCGCAGCAGCGGCGGGTGCAGGTTCCATTCGACCTTCGCGCCGGCGCCGACCTGCGCCCGCAGCGCCGCCCGCTGCGCGGGGTCGAGTTGCAGCCGCGCCACCTCGTACTCGTCCTTGTAGGCCATCAGCTTGTAGAGATAGCGAGCGACCGCTTCGGCCAGCGCCGTCTGGCCAGGCGTGCGCTGCGCTTCGGCGCGGGCCACACGCATCACGAAGCGCACGTACTCGGCCGCGTAGGCCTTGTCCTGGTAGGCGATCAGCTCCGGCACGCGAATCTCGAGCAGGCGGCGCAGCTCGCCCGTGGCGCGGCTCGCCTCCAGCAAACGCCGCGCGGCCGGGGGCGGCGGCGCCGGCTCGGGCGTGGGTGGCGCGGCCTGCCGCAGCGCGGCTTCGACCTGCTCCCGCGCCGCCACCCAGGCGCGCCCCCAGGTGAAGGCGGCGAGGTTCATCACCACCGCGGCGCCGTTGAGCCGGATCGCCTGCTCGATGCTCGCAAGCGAGATCGGCACGGCGCCCGCCTGCCAGGCCGAGCCCAGCGTCAGCAGGTTCGCGGGCATGTTGGTGCCGAACAGCGCCTCGGCAAGCGCCTGCGCGTCCAGGTAGACGTTCGCCTCTTTGCGTGTGACCGCCTCGATGCCGCGCAGCATGCCGGCCAGCGCCGGGAACTGGACGAGGGTATCCGTCACCATCTGGCCCGTCGCCACCTGGCTGGTGGAGACGACGGCGACGGTGCGCGCCGGGTCGGCCTTGGCCAGGTTCTGCGGCGCGCAGGCGACGAGCAGGTCGAAGCCGAGGTAGAGATCGGCGCCGCCGGCCGAAAGCTTCGCCGTCTCCATCGGCCCGCTGCTCAGCCGCAGATCGGAGACGACTGGCCCACCCTTCTGGCTGAGCCCGGTCTGGTCCAGCCCCCAGACGTGCTTGCCGTCGAGCCGCGCCGCCGTGCCGAGGATCTGGTTGACGGTGACGACGCCCGTGCCGCCGATGCCGAGCATGTGCAGTGCCCAGCCGTCCGCCGGCACGAGCAGGCGCGGTGCGGGCAGATCGGTGGGTGGTTGCGCGGCCGTTCGGCCCTCATCCCCCGGCCCCTTCCCCCAATCCTGGGGGAAGGGGAGTCTGCTGAGGCGCTTGAGAACATTCTCCCCTCTCCCAGGATTGGGAGAGGGGCCGGGGGTGAGGGACGAGCGGCCGGGCGTCACCGTGAGAAACGCCGGACAGTCGCCCTTAAGACACGAATAGTCCTTGTTGCAGGAGGGCTGGTGGATGGCGGTCTTGCGGCCGAACTCGGTTTCGACGGGCTGCACGCTCAGGCAGTTGGATGCGTGGCCGCAGTCGCCGCAACCCTCGCAGACACGCTCGTTGATGAAGAGACGCGCCGGCGGCTCCTCCAGCTTGCCGCGCTTGCGCAGCCGCCGCTTCTCCGCCGCGCACTGCTGGTCGTGGATCAGCACCGTGACGCCGGGGATTTTGGCCAGTTCGGCCTGTGCCTCGACGATGCGCCCGCGCGGCCAGACCTCGGCGATCGGCGCCAGCGGCACGCCGCGGTACTTCTCCGGCTCGTCGCTGGTGACGATGATCTGCTTCACCCCTTCGGCCTCGAGCCGGCGGATGAGCGCGGGCACGGGCAGCGTGCCGACCGCCACCTGGCCGCCGGTCATCGCCACGGCGGCGTTGTAGAGCACCTTGTAGGTGATGTTCACACCGCTGGCCACGGCGAAGTTGAGCGCCATCTGGCCCGAGTGAAACAGCGTGCCGTCGCCCACGTTCTGGAAGATGTGCCGCGTCTCGGTGAAGGGCGCGGCGCCGACCCACTGCGAGCCTTCGCCGCCCATCTGCGTGATGCCCAGGATCTCGCCGAAGGTGCCCGTGTCCATCCACAGGCCCATGCTGTGGCAGCCGATGCCGGCGCCCACGAAGCTGCCCTCGGGCGCAATGTTGCTGGTGTTGTGCGGGCAGCCGGAGCAGTAGTAGGGCGTGCGCGCCAGCGCGATCACCGCCGGCATGGCCGCGGCGCCGTCCAGCTCGCGCAGCCGCCGCTCGACGCTCGGAATCTCCAGCCGCCGCAGCCGCGAGGCAATGACGCGGGCGGCGATCTCGGCGTCCAGCTCGCCGTTGCTCGGCACCAGCGGCCGGCCCTGCTCGTCCGTCTTGCCGACGATCCGCGGGCGCTCGGGCAGGTCGTACAGCGCGTCCTTCAAAAGCAGTTCGAGGAAAGCGCGCTTCTCCTCGATCACCAACACCTCGCGCAGACCGGCGGCGAACTGCCGCGCCGCCTCGCGCGTGAAGGGGAAGAGCATGCCCACCTTGAACAGGCGCACGCCGTGGCGGTTCAGCGCCGCCTCGTCCAGGCCCAGCTCGTCCAGCGCCTGGCGCACGTCGGCGTAGGTCTTGCCAGCGGCGAC harbors:
- a CDS encoding indolepyruvate ferredoxin oxidoreductase family protein, encoding MTSTLDLPPLDRFSLDDKYTLEAGRIYLTGIQALVRLPMDQHRADARRGLRTATFISGYRGSPLGGYDIELDRNRTLLDAHHVVHQPGLNEENAATAVYGSQLAGSYPGAKYDGVLGIWYGKGPGVDRTGDVFKHANHAGVGKNGGVIALGGDDPNSKSSTLPSDSTIAFYDALMPTVYPGTVQEVLDLGLHAFALSRASGLWTAMKFVTNVADSAGTAEVAPERIAPIIPGVELDGRPYTPQQAWRLLPPQNLEMERTLHYARLELARRYAEENRLNRVTISGPNDWLGIVAAGKTYADVRQALDELGLDEAALNRHGVRLFKVGMLFPFTREAARQFAAGLREVLVIEEKRAFLELLLKDALYDLPERPRIVGKTDEQGRPLVPSNGELDAEIAARVIASRLRRLEIPSVERRLRELDGAAAMPAVIALARTPYYCSGCPHNTSNIAPEGSFVGAGIGCHSMGLWMDTGTFGEILGITQMGGEGSQWVGAAPFTETRHIFQNVGDGTLFHSGQMALNFAVASGVNITYKVLYNAAVAMTGGQVAVGTLPVPALIRRLEAEGVKQIIVTSDEPEKYRGVPLAPIAEVWPRGRIVEAQAELAKIPGVTVLIHDQQCAAEKRRLRKRGKLEEPPARLFINERVCEGCGDCGHASNCLSVQPVETEFGRKTAIHQPSCNKDYSCLKGDCPAFLTVTPGRSSLTPGPSPNPGRGENVLKRLSRLPFPQDWGKGPGDEGRTAAQPPTDLPAPRLLVPADGWALHMLGIGGTGVVTVNQILGTAARLDGKHVWGLDQTGLSQKGGPVVSDLRLSSGPMETAKLSAGGADLYLGFDLLVACAPQNLAKADPARTVAVVSTSQVATGQMVTDTLVQFPALAGMLRGIEAVTRKEANVYLDAQALAEALFGTNMPANLLTLGSAWQAGAVPISLASIEQAIRLNGAAVVMNLAAFTWGRAWVAAREQVEAALRQAAPPTPEPAPPPPAARRLLEASRATGELRRLLEIRVPELIAYQDKAYAAEYVRFVMRVARAEAQRTPGQTALAEAVARYLYKLMAYKDEYEVARLQLDPAQRAALRAQVGAGAKVEWNLHPPLLRALGLKHKISLGSWFTPAMHGLKAAKALRGTPLDLFGYAEVRRIERALIAEYRALIERALETLTPATHADAVALAGLPDQVRGYEQIKLANVATFREQAAAIGDRLLVTGDR